A part of Rhodamnia argentea isolate NSW1041297 chromosome 8, ASM2092103v1, whole genome shotgun sequence genomic DNA contains:
- the LOC125316263 gene encoding extensin-1-like, with protein MKRLAWCLRILVVVVVVVVLLFERTAALSLGAVAGDPAVANLGGDVSSDDKASYGSPPYSYGSPPPPQYGSPPPYGQSPPPVFHPPPYGGSPPPQPSPPPSYGNPPPPSQRQPPPPSLRYPPPPSRVKPPSRRYPPPSHEHPPPHSYGYPPPPPSHGRPPSRRHPPPPSPRHRPPPPSYGQPPPPSRTPYPRHPPSSHRHPPPARHYPPPSPRHPPPYSPPYRQPPPQQPPPSYQPPPSPPSYQPPPPTYQPPPSPPSYQPPPPPSYQPPPPSYRPPPPTYQPPPSPPSYQPPPYSSSPPSYSNPPPSYYTPPPPYAETRLYHRPGVGLA; from the exons ATGAAGAGGCTTGCTTGGTGTCTTCGCattttggtggtggtggtggtggtggtggtgctccTGTTTGAGCGCACCGCCGCTCTTTCTCTTGGTGCCGTCGCTGGAGATCCCGCCGTTGCTAATCTGGGAGGTGACGTCTCTAGCGACGACAAAGCCTCTTATGGGAGTCCGCCTTATAGTTATGgctctcctccgcctcctcaaTATGGTTCTCCCCCGCCGTACGGACAGTCGCCGCCGCCAGTGTTTCACCCTCCACCCTATGGGGGGTCCCCACCCCCTCAGCCGAGTCCCCCGCCTTCCTATGGGAACCCTCCACCGCCGTCTCAGAGACAGCCTCCGCCGCCCTCGCTCAGATACCCTCCACCACCGTCTCGAGTGAAACCGCCCTCCCGAAGGTATCCTCCTCCCTCCCACGAACATCCTCCTCCGCACTCCTATGGATATCCGCCTCCACCTCCATCCCATGGGAGGCCACCTTCCAGAAGGCATCCTCCGCCAC CCTCCCCAAGACACCGGCCTCCACCACCATCCTATGGGCAGCCGCCGCCACCCTCCCGGACACCCTACCCCAGACACCCTCCATCATCTCACCGGCATCCACCACCAGCTCGCCATTACCCTCCGCCTTCTCCAAGACATCCACCGCCATACTCTCCACCGTACAGGCAGCCTCCGCCACAGCAACCTCCTCCATCCTACCAACCTCCACCATCTCCTCCATCCTACCAACCCCCACCTCCAACCTACCAACCACCGCCATCTCCTCCATCCTATCAACCGCCACCTCC TCCATCCTATCAACCGCCACCTCCATCCTATCGGCCCCCACCTCCTACCTACCAACCTCCGCCATCTCCTCCATCCTATCAGCCTCCACCATACTCTTCATCGCCACCTTCGTACTCCAACCCGCCTCCGTCCTACTACACCCCACCGCCGCCGTATGCAGAGACACGTCTTTACCACAGGCCGGGTGTTGGGTTAGCTTAA